A region of Faecalibacterium taiwanense DNA encodes the following proteins:
- the yfbR gene encoding 5'-deoxynucleotidase gives MLYPFSALLARMKYITRWSLMHSTRAESLSEHTCDTALLAHMLCLIARRYTGTPCRPKTVAVAALYHDAPEIITGDMPTPVKYSSPTLRDAYKALETESVRCMTGLLPDELSEELSPFISGELLTAEEKRLLKAADRLSALIKCTEEQRSGNHEFDAALAQQKAALQAMHCPEADWFIEHCLPCYTQNLDELTRQQ, from the coding sequence ATGCTGTACCCGTTCAGCGCCCTGCTGGCGCGCATGAAATACATTACCCGCTGGAGCCTGATGCACTCCACCCGGGCCGAATCTCTCAGCGAGCACACCTGCGATACCGCCCTGTTGGCCCACATGCTTTGCCTGATCGCACGGCGGTACACCGGCACGCCCTGCCGCCCCAAAACGGTAGCAGTGGCGGCGCTGTACCACGACGCGCCGGAGATCATTACCGGCGACATGCCCACACCGGTCAAGTACAGCAGCCCCACCCTGCGGGATGCCTACAAGGCGTTGGAAACCGAGAGCGTGCGCTGCATGACCGGCCTTCTGCCGGACGAGTTGAGCGAAGAGCTATCCCCGTTCATCTCCGGGGAACTGCTCACCGCCGAGGAAAAGCGCCTGCTGAAGGCCGCCGACCGGCTGAGCGCCCTCATCAAATGCACGGAGGAGCAGCGCAGCGGCAACCACGAGTTTGACGCGGCGCTGGCCCAGCAGAAAGCGGCCCTGCAGGCCATGCACTGCCCGGAAGCCGACTGGTTCATAGAGCACTGTCTGCCCTGTTACACCCAGAATCTGGATGAGCTGACCCGGCAGCAGTAA
- the dusB gene encoding tRNA dihydrouridine synthase DusB, protein MEPLKIGNIILPHRAVFGPMAGFTDAPCRRLMAQHGAGFTVSEMVSSRALVYGDHKTVSLLKAEPNGAPYGVQIFGEVPEIMGEATAAIEQYEFDFVDINMGCPAPKIVSGGAGSKLMLDPDRCGRIVEQVVANTKRPVTVKMRKGWDADHITAVECAKACEQAGAALIAVHARTREQMYTPGIDPEIIARVKDAVRVPVLGNGDIYSAEDAVEMMQATGCDGVMIARGALGDPWLFERVNAAIEGLPAPKAPNLQARMNALRRQVEEMVEQKGEFVAMPQARSQTMHYMKGLKGAANLRRYCCTLTHLEDLDELIDAVFEEQRKAGIDPDDVREVPFP, encoded by the coding sequence ATGGAACCTTTGAAAATCGGCAATATCATCCTGCCGCACCGGGCGGTGTTCGGCCCGATGGCGGGCTTTACGGATGCACCCTGCCGCCGCCTGATGGCCCAGCACGGTGCAGGCTTTACTGTGAGCGAAATGGTGTCCAGCCGGGCGCTGGTGTACGGCGACCACAAGACGGTGAGCCTGCTCAAGGCCGAACCCAACGGTGCACCCTATGGCGTGCAGATCTTTGGCGAAGTGCCCGAGATCATGGGCGAAGCCACCGCCGCCATCGAACAGTACGAGTTCGACTTTGTGGATATCAACATGGGCTGCCCGGCCCCCAAGATCGTGTCCGGCGGCGCAGGCAGCAAGCTGATGCTGGACCCGGACCGCTGCGGGCGCATCGTGGAGCAGGTTGTGGCAAATACAAAACGGCCTGTCACCGTGAAAATGCGCAAGGGCTGGGATGCCGACCACATCACTGCAGTGGAGTGTGCCAAGGCCTGTGAGCAGGCCGGCGCAGCCCTCATTGCGGTGCACGCCCGTACCCGGGAGCAGATGTACACCCCCGGCATCGACCCGGAGATCATTGCCCGGGTGAAGGATGCCGTCAGAGTGCCGGTGCTGGGCAACGGCGACATCTACTCGGCAGAGGATGCGGTGGAGATGATGCAGGCCACCGGCTGTGACGGCGTGATGATCGCCCGGGGCGCGCTGGGCGACCCGTGGCTCTTTGAGCGGGTGAACGCCGCCATTGAAGGCCTGCCCGCACCCAAGGCACCCAACCTGCAGGCCCGCATGAATGCGCTGCGCCGTCAGGTGGAGGAGATGGTGGAGCAGAAGGGCGAGTTCGTCGCCATGCCGCAGGCCCGCTCTCAGACCATGCACTATATGAAGGGGCTGAAAGGTGCGGCCAATCTGCGCCGCTACTGCTGCACCCTGACCCATCTGGAAGATCTGGACGAGCTGATCGATGCTGTTTTTGAAGAGCAGCGCAAAGCGGGCATCGACCCGGACGACGTGCGCGAGGTGCCGTTTCCGTAA